In Penicillium oxalicum strain HP7-1 chromosome I, whole genome shotgun sequence, a single window of DNA contains:
- a CDS encoding Ribosomal protein S16, whose protein sequence is MVLRIRLARFGNKHTPFYNIVVAQARSARGAKPLEVIGTYNPIPKRPTNLYDENAQARPYKEVALDRARAQYWLGVGAQPSDPVWKLMSMAGLVEPKPTTFHKA, encoded by the exons ATGGTTCTTCGAATTCGTCTGGCGCGCTTCGGCAATAAGCATACACCTTTCTACAACATCGTGGTTGCGCAGGCCCG GTCTGCGCGCGGCGCGAAACCCCTCGAGGTTATCGGCACCTACAACCCCATCCCCAAGCGACCCACAAATCTTTATGACGAGAATGCTCAAGCACGTCCTTACAAAGAGGTCGCACTAGACCGGGCACGCGCTCAATACTGGCTCGGTGTTGGTGCCCAGCCAAGCGATCCCGTGTGGAAGCTGATGAGCATG GCTGGTCTCGTTGAACCGAAGCCCACGACCTTTCACAAGGCGTGA
- a CDS encoding NAD(P)H-hydrate epimerase, translated as MSLKALSAKDAAALDKDLMDVNIGGWSLDQLMELAGLSVSQAVWRMHPLSQGKKILVVCGPGNNGGDGLVAARHLKHYGYEPTVYYPKEGKNELYQRLKTQLNTLAIPFTDDMTSELSRSDLLIDAIFGFSFGGPLRDPFGSIITQIENAKIPVLSVDAPSSWDINSGPPSSGPGANFMPQALISLTAPKPCVKFFKGRHFVGGRFLTTAIAQKYGLVCPAYEGIDQVVEVFKDGDGEFRYAPKEESKY; from the exons ATGTCTTTGAAG GCACTTTCTGCAAAAGATGCAGCAGCTCTTGATAAGGACCTTATGGACGTCAACATCGGCGGATGGTCCCTTGACCAGCTTATGGAGCTGGCTGGCCTGTCCGTTTCTCAAGCAG TTTGGAGAATGCACCCTTTGAGCCAAGGAAAGAAAATTCTTGTCGTGTGTGGACCCGGGAACAACG gtggtgatggtcttgtGGCTGCACGACACCTCAAGCACTATGGCTACGAGCCTACAGTGTACTACCCCAAGGAAGGCAAGAATGAGCTTTACCAA CGTCTCAAAACCCAACTCAACACCCTCGCGATTCCCTTCACTGATGATATGACCTCGGAGCTATCCCGATCCGACCTCTTGATCGATGCCATCTTTGGCTTCTCATTTGGCGGGCCCCTGCGTGATCCCTTCGGATCTATTATCACGCAGATTGAAAATGCGAAAATCCCCGTCCTCAGTGTTGACGCCCCTAGTTCATGGGATATCAACTCCGGTCCGCCCTCTTCCGGGCCCGGGGCGAATTTTATGCCGCAGGCGTTGATCAGCCTGACCGCGCCAAAGCCCTGTGTCAAGTTCTTCAAGGGCAGACACTTTGTTGGTGGTCGCTTCTTGACGACCGCAATTGCACAAAAGTACGGACTGGTATGTCCTGCCTATGAAGGTATTGATCAAGTAGTGGAGGTCTTCAAGGATGGTGACGGCGAATTTCGTTATGCCCCCAAAGAGGAGTCAAAGTATTAA
- a CDS encoding Serine-threonine kinase receptor-associated protein, which yields MASDIPKVVPLTCHGHSRPVTHLSFSSTVEDDQYYLISACKDNNPMLRDGITGDWIGTFLGHKGAVWQARLSSDAAIAATAAADFSAKVWDTYSGECLHTLQHAHIVRAIAFPIQTNPQVLATGGAEKKLRIFDLTRGGTSSNGSSPPLPSAGGSGSPVQGGADVTSYEIGPGVHGGTIKSIVWNQDYNIVTTAAEDRKIRWWDLRSRHPVKEHAVDGPIGSCELNNLATRPNDPGLLTVAAGKSVYLFDSVQPGRLLKKVDFGYDVASAAVNSDSGRLVTGSANDTWARVYDLHTDEELDVQKGHHGPIWSVSFSPDGKLYGTGSEDGTVKLWKACRESYGLWR from the exons ATGGCATCTG ATATTCCCAAGGTTGTCCCTCTCACATGTCATGGGCACTCTCGCCCTGTGACTCACTTGAGTTTCTCCTCGACAGTTGAGGACGATCAGTACTATCTCATTTCAGCTTGCAAAG ATAACAACCCTATGCTTCGGGATGGTATCACTGGCGACTG GATTGGTACATTTTTAGGCCACAAAGGTGCTGTTTGGCAAGCACGACTTTCTAGCGATGCCGCTATTGCCGCTACTGCAGCTGCAGACTTCTCGGCCAAGGTCTGGGACACCTATTCGGGCGAGTGTCTACACACTCTTCAGCATGCGCACATTGTACGTGCCATTGCGTTCCCGATCCAAACCAATCCGCAAGTTCTCGCCACTGGTGGTGCAGAGAAGAAGTTGCGTATCTTTGACTTGACCCGAGGTGggaccagcagcaatggaTCTTCACCCCCTTTGCCATCTGctggcggcagcggcagcccCGTTCAAGGCGGGGCGGATGTGACTAGCTATGAGATTGGCCCCGGCGTGCACGGGGGTACTATCAAGTCCATCGTTTGGAATCAGGATTACAACATCGTCACGACGGCAGCCGAGGATCGTAAGATCCGCTGGTGGGATCTGCGATCTAGACATCCTGTCAAGGAACATGCTGTTGACGGCCCCATCGGGTCCTGCGAGTTGAACAATCTCGCCACACGGCCAAATGATCCTGGGCTTTTGACCGTCGCAGCTGGAAAGAGCGTTTATCTCTTCGATAGTGTCCAGCCTGGACGCCTTCTGAAAAAGGTGGACTTTGGATACGACGTTGCCAGTGCGGCTGTGAACAGTGACTCGGGCCGCTTGGTGACCGGCAGCGCCAACGATACATGGGCTCGGGTCTACGATCTTCACACGGATGAAGAACTCG ACGTCCAAAAGGGACATCACGGACCTATCTGGTCCGTCAGCTTCTCCCCCGACGGAAAGCTATATGGCACCGGTAGCGAGGATGGTACCGTCAAATTGTGGAAGGCATGCCGTGAATCCTATGGCCTGTGGCGGTGA
- a CDS encoding Alpha-actinin-like protein 1 has translation MLTVEKQWVNVQQKTFTKWYVFIVTLEQLSWSPSLLPASPPPPWAEMTRKGRNQAHRFTRLNDKLKARLLAIEDLVKDLSDGVILIHLLEILGNESLGRYASKPKLRVQKFENVNKSLDFIRGRRIQMTNIGAEDIVDGNRKIILGLIWTLILRFTISDINEEGMTAKEGLLLWCQRKTACYEDVEIRDFSTSWNDGLAFCALLDIHRPDLIDYDALDKKDHRGNMKLAFEIASNEIGIPDLLDVDDVCDVPRPDERSLMTYIAYWFHAFSQLERVENAGRRVEKFVNNMHGAWDMQSGYERRMRELLRVIRAQRESWKNSSFEGTYKDVKEQAHQFALYKRHEKRQWVAEKSDLAALLGNIKTKLGTYRLRSYEPPKELSTEACDHEWECLTKDEHQRSQLINETIRDIKNALRRSFADKANDFALTLKTLSLAISGLDGEVEDQLEHVKRLNDNLPPLDAFLDTIAELDEQCAEANIEENDFTTYTLDELSYELSLVRSSISKKLAFLENQMVARNMTNLTPIQLEEFESVFRHFDRDSSNTLQELEFSAALASLGLVYDEQEMHEVYVEVCGAERLAQNAGVSFEQFIRFMVSVTEDQNTAEQVFQSFKEVADGKPYVTEMDLRHSLIPDEVIEHLVKTMPPHEGPDLLEDRDLPKFDYISFMNRMIEDQKRKDEE, from the exons ATGTTGACGGTTGAGAAGCAGTGGGTGAATGTACAGCAGAAGACTTTCACCAAATGGTATGTTTTCATTGTCACCCTTGAACAGCTGAGCTGGtccccttccctcctccccgccTCCCCGCCGCCTCCTTGGGCGGAAATGACCAGGAAAGGGCGCAACCAAGCTCACAGATTCACCAGGCTGAATGATAAACTCAAGGCCCGCTTGTTGGCAATCGAGGATTTGGTGAAAGATCTCTCTGATGGT GTCATTCTCATTCATCTGCTAGAAATCCTTGGCAATGAATCCCTCGGTCGATATGCCTCGAAACCCAAACTGCGGGTGCAGAAATTCGAAAATGTGAACAAGAGTCTGGACTTTATTCGGGGGCGCAGGATCCAGATGACCAATATTGGTGCGGAGGATATTGTGGACGGCAATCGCAAGATCATCCTCGGTCTCATCTGGACTCTCATTTTGCGCTTCACTATTAGCGATATCAATGAGGAGGGAATGACCGCAAAGGAAGGTCTGCTGCTATGGTGTCAGCGAAAGACGGCCTGTTACGAGGATGTCGAGATCCGTGACTTCTCCACAAGCTGGAACGACGGGCTGGCTTTCTGCGCCCTGCTGGATATTCACCGACCCGACCTGATCGATTATGATGCGTTGGACAAGAAGGACCATCGAGGGAATATGAAGCTTGCATTTGAGATCGCCTCCAATGAGATTGGAATCCCCGACCTGCTGGACGTGGACGACGTCTGCGATGTTCCCCGGCCCGATGAGCGATCCCTGATGACCTACATCGCCTATTGGTTCCATGCTTTCTCGCAACTGGAGCGCGTGGAGAACGCTGGTCGCCGAGTGGAGAAATTCGTCAACAACATGCACGGCGCGTGGGATATGCAGTCCGGGTATGAGCGTCGGATGCGAGAACTGCTGCGAGTGATTCGCGCCCAGCGAGAGTCGTGGAAGAATTCCTCCTTCGAAGGCACCTACAAAGATGTGAAGGAGCAGGCCCATCAGTTTGCGCTCTACAAGCGCCACGAGAAGCGACAATGGGTCGCCGAAAAATCAGATCTGGCCGCCCTGTTGGGAAACATCAAAACGAAGCTGGGCACGTATCGTTTGCGCTCCTACGAGCCCCCGAAAGAATTGAGTACCGAGGCCTGTGACCATGAGTGGGAGTGCCTCACCAAGGATGAACACCAACGGAGCCAGCTGATCAACGAGACCATTCGAGATATCAAGAATGCGCTCCGAAGGTCATTCGCCGATAAAGCGAATGACTTTGCGCTGACCCTCAAGACCCTGTCACTCGCCATTTCAGGATTGGATGGAGAGGTCGAGGACCAACTCGAGCATGTGAAAAGGCTCAACGACAATCTCCCACCCCTCGATGCCTTCCTGGACACGATCGCCGAATTGGATGAGCAATGCGCCGAGGCGAACATTGAAGAAAACGACTTTACCACATACACGCTTGACGAACTGTCCTATGAGCTCAGTCTCGTCAGGTCGAGTATCTCGAAGAAGCTTGCCTTCCTAGAGAACCAGATGGTTGCTCGCAACATGACCAATCTCACGCCCATTCAGCTGGAAGAATTCGAGTCTGTCTTCCGCCATTTCGACCGCGACTCCTCCAATACGTTGCAGGAGCTTGAATTTTCCGCGGCGTTGGCCAGTCTCGGGCTCGTCTATGATGAGCAGGAGATGCATGAGGTGTATGTGGAAGTTTGTGGTGCCGAACGCCTCGCCCAAAACGCCGGTGTGAGCTTTGAGCAGTTCATTCGATTCATGGTCAGCGTCACCGAAGACCAGAACACGGCCGAGCAGGTCTTCCAAAGTTTCAAGGAGGTCGCCGATGGCAAG CCGTACGTGACTGAGATGGACCTCCGACACTCTTTGATCCCCGACGAGGTTATTGAGCACTTGGTCAAGACCATGCCACCTCACGAGGGCCCTGATCTCCTTGAAGACCGAGATTTGCCCAAGTTCGACTACATCAGCTTCATGAACCGCATGATCGAGGAtcagaagaggaaagatgaagagTAG
- a CDS encoding 9,11-endoperoxide prostaglandin H2 reductase, which produces MSYTITDRLPLPNSAGRIPRLGFGVYRSPASQCVQSVLKALQAGYRHIDTAQFYGNESEVGEALRASGIPRDEIFVTTKILSPAGSPEQTYEKLLASVEKIGGSDGYVDLFLIHSPKSGPAGRKELWQALEKLQAEGKAKAIGVSNYGVQHIEEMKPYAKVWPPHVNQIERTIDAYCKQHGIVVEAYSPIVRNYKANDPTLVEVAMKYNVSTQQILIRYALQKGWVPLPKTDNPDRIVANADIFGFDLKAEDMDALDSLDQGDAGAIVEAVANE; this is translated from the exons ATGTCCTACACAATCACCGATCGTCTGCCCCTCCCCAACTCCGCCGGACGCATTCCGCGCCTCGGCTTCGGAGTCTACCGCTCTCCGGCGTCGCAATGCGTGCAATCCGTCCTCAAGGCTCTTCAGGCGGGATACCGACACATCGACACGGCTCAGTTCTACGGCAATGAGAGCGAAGTCGGCGAGGCCCTGCGGGCTTCGGGCATCCCGCGCGACGAGATCTTCGTGACCACCAAGATTCTCAGCCCCGCTGGCTCCCCCGAGCAAACATATGAGAAACTATTGGCGAGCGTGGAAAAGATTGGTGGCTCCGACGGATATGTAGATTTGTTCCTGATCCACAGTCCCAAGTCCGGACCGGCGGGGAGAAAGGAGCTGTGGCAGGCTTTGGAGAAGTTGCAGGCGGagggcaaggccaaggcgatcGGAGTCAGTAACTACGGGGTCCAGCATATTGAGGAGATGAAGCCATATGCCAAGGTCTGGCCGCCACATGTCAATCAGATTGAG CGCACCATCGACGCCTACTGCAAGCAACACGGAATCGTGGTCGAAGCATACTCGCCCATCGTGCGTAATTACAAGGCCAACGACCCAACGTTGGTCGAAGTGGCGATGAAGTACAATGTTTCCACGCAACAGATTCTCATCCGCTATGCGCTGCAGAAGGGATGGGTGCCTCTCCCCAAGACTGACAATCCCGACCGCATCGTGGCCAATGCCGACATTTTTGGGTTCGACCTCAAAGCGGAGGATATGGACGCTCTGGACTCGCTGGATCAGGGCGACGCCGGTGCCATTGTGGAGGCCGTGGCCAACGAGTGA
- a CDS encoding ADP-ribose pyrophosphatase encodes MSNPSLAKSKHVSQEPLANADARWTRLVKTTYTDPLGKERTWESSERQTRPANCEIDGVGIVTILNKPSGPELLLQKQYRPPIDKIVIEVPAGLIDAGETPEQCAVRELKEETGYVGEAELTSPVMYNDPGFCNTNLKMVHVRVDMDLPENQTPKPELEDNEFIECFSLPLATLYDGLKKLEQEGFAIDARVGTLAEGMELQKKWKL; translated from the exons ATGTCGAACCCTTCGCTCGCCAAATCGAAGCATGTATCTCAAGAGCCATTG GCCAATGCCGATGCGCGCTGGACACGCTTGGTGAAGACAACTTATACGGACCCGTTGGGTAAAGAGCGGACTTGGGAGTCCTCGGAACGTCAG ACCCGGCCTGCTAACTGTGAAATTGACGGGGTGGGCATCGTCACCATCTTGAACAAGCCCTCCGGGCCTGAATTGCTTCTGCAGAAACAATACCGGCCCCCAATTGACAAGATCGTCATCGAGGTCCCCGCCGGTCTTATCGATGCCGGTGAGACACCCGAGCAATGCGCCGTGCGTGAGCTCAAAGAGGAGACGGGCTATGTAGGCGAGGCCGAGCTCACTAGTCCCGTCATGTACAACG ACCCCGGGTTCTGCAACACCAACCTGAAGATGGTCCATGTGCGCGTGGACATGGACTTGCCGGAGAATCAAACCCCTAAGCCCGAGCTCGAGGATAACGAGTTCATTGAGTGTTTTTCTTTACCACTGGCTACCCTCTACGATGGGTTGAAAAAGCTTGAGCAAGAGGGGTTTGCTATCGATGCTCGTGTGGGAACTCTTGCCGAGGGGATGGAGCTgcagaagaagtggaagCTCTGA